One segment of Erigeron canadensis isolate Cc75 chromosome 2, C_canadensis_v1, whole genome shotgun sequence DNA contains the following:
- the LOC122589935 gene encoding jasmonate-induced oxygenase 2-like yields the protein MTSVVDWPEPVVCVQTLSENVNQIIPNQYIKPPLERPCLCTSDISIPVIDFTGLITSPEVTMKQILKACHEWGFFQLVNHGVRKDLIDEALETWREFFHEPMEVKQKYANSPKTYEGFGSRVGVEKGAILDWSDYYYVNNLPACHTKWPAHPPSLRDVMEEYTKEFLRLGVALLKVLSINLGLKENSLGNAFGGDIRAALRATIYPKCPQPDLTLGLSSHSDPGGLTFLLPDEQVPGLQIRKDDQWVIVKDVPNAIIVNIGDQVQILSNAIYKSVEHRVVVNPNKERVSLAFFCNPKNDMLIEPLSELVTSKTPALYLPMTFEDYRRFIRTKGPQGKFQLESLKSPN from the exons ATGACAAGCGTTGTTGATTGGCCGGAACCGGTGGTTTGTGTTCAAACATTATCTGAAAATGTAAACCAAATTATCCCAAACCAATACATCAAGCCGCCACTCGAGAGGCCTTGTTTATGCACAAGTGACATAAGCATACCGGTGATTGATTTCACTGGTCTGATTACTTCACCTGAAGTAACCATGAAGCAAATTCTAAAGGCGTGTCATGAATGGGGTTTTTTCCAATTGGTGAATCATGGTGTGAGGAAGGATTTGATTGATGAGGCCCTAGAAACTTGGAGAGAGTTTTTCCATGAACCCATGGAAGTGAAACAAAAGTATGCAAATTCTCCAAAGACTTATGAAGGGTTTGGAAGTAGAGTAGGAGTTGAAAAGGGAGCTATTCTTGATTGGAGTGATTACTACTACGTTAACAATCTTCCGGCTTGTCATACAAAGTGGCCTGCCCATCCACCTTCCCTAAG AGACGTAATGGAAGAATACACGAAAGAATTTCTAAGGTTAGGCGTGGCCTTGTTGAAGGTACTCTCAATAAACCTCGGATTAAAAGAAAATTCACTTGGAAACGCGTTTGGTGGCGACATCAGAGCTGCTTTAAGAGCAACTATCTATCCTAAATGCCCTCAGCCTGACTTGACACTCGGATTATCTTCCCACTCTGATCCGGGTGGACTGACCTTTCTACTCCCAGATGAGCAAGTCCCTGGACTACAAATCCGAAAAGATGATCAATGGGTGATTGTTAAAGATGTGCCTAACGCCATAATTGTCAATATTGGAGACCAAGTTCAG ATTTTAAGCAACGCGATATACAAGAGCGTGGAACACAGGGTCGTTGTGAACCCAAACAAAGAGCGAGTTTCTTTGGCCTTTTTCTGTAACCCAAAGAATGATATGCTTATCGAACCTCTATCTGAGCTGGTCACGTCAAAAACACCTGCTCTTTATCTGCCGATGACATTTGAAGATTACAGACGTTTCATTCGGACAAAAGGTCCACAAGGGAAATTTCAGCTGGAGTCTTTGAAATctccaaattaa